One window of the Chitinophaga niabensis genome contains the following:
- a CDS encoding SusC/RagA family TonB-linked outer membrane protein: protein MKLTIIFLTAAFLQLSANSTAQSVTFTGNKVALEKVIAAAEKQTGYWFFYNEAILRNIEPVTVKAIDMPLDLFLKEVFKKLPLEYTVRGKTIVISKKAPLPVDGPTGRQLEEAPVVVPAYQVITGVVVTADFTPLSGASVRLKKSKEGTQTDLRGRFSINANTGDVLVVSYIGYEDKEVTIGNNNLTTYIILKPSESKLDEVQITAYGQTTKRMSIGNIYTVKGEDIARNPTPNVLQALQGRVPGLFIQQQSGQPGTPISVQVRGRSTLNGNSAPLFIVDGVAYPSERLPFIFVSGQPNILRGGNIFDYINPDLVERVEVLKDADATSIYGSRGAYGVILITTKKGKPGNPQLSLSVRSGITLRGKSPELLNTAEYLMLRREALKNNNNAQPTAADFDLNGTWPETRYTNWLNELQGGKAQTTLANVSYSGGTGNINFLVGGNYNVQESIQRGAGASRQGGLNFNINTVTNNRRFSINLSGLYSITQNDMLQVDFTTNGVLGTLAPNAAPLFLPNGEINWAPDALSNPLGNAGTSIVSPFKMISKHTTNNITTNMEFKYELAKGLSIRALVGYNSLYGRQLYGYPSTYYNPQSAYITSSTLNIFNIRTWTLDPNINYVTKLGNQGTLTARAGATLMDKINYAQATTGSDFISDAMLNNPTFASPANISTSYNQIPSRYLGYFGLLRYDWANKYFINLSLRYDGSTKFGPDKQFGTFGSVGAGWIMSDEPFFKGLLPVVSFAKISGSYGTSGGDLIDNYQFMNTYFQGTAYGGRPGLRPGVLANPELQWEQNLKRDIGLNLEFLKGGRIALDVSYYSNLTKNQLIPQPLSSITGYSTITRNSPALIRSTGLEMVLNTTNIKNKHFSWTTTINFSVPKNILVSYPQSEKLFDYAIKEGQSTYGMPLFKYAGVDPQTGQHTFYKNGVKGEWTFLSGGPLDQIKDRTEFVDLAPKFYGGMQNTLKYKNITLDFFLALTNRIGPNYLGMQTFPFGLYMGNTTKDILRRWQKPGDVTDIPRLSSSFLSYLGQANYHFSTGAYTKANYIRLNNVNLTYAFPAALLKRAHIKGASIFLQGQNLLTISKYGDLDPENLGAGMAPLRVFTGGISMNL from the coding sequence GTAATTGCCGCTGCTGAAAAACAAACCGGTTACTGGTTCTTTTACAATGAGGCAATACTGCGCAACATTGAACCGGTAACGGTGAAAGCCATAGATATGCCGCTGGACCTTTTCCTGAAAGAAGTATTTAAAAAACTTCCGCTGGAATACACTGTCCGTGGCAAAACAATTGTGATCAGTAAAAAGGCCCCGCTGCCGGTAGACGGACCAACAGGCCGCCAGCTGGAAGAAGCGCCGGTAGTGGTACCCGCTTACCAGGTGATCACCGGTGTAGTGGTAACTGCTGATTTTACGCCGTTATCCGGTGCCAGTGTACGGTTGAAGAAGAGCAAAGAAGGTACGCAGACGGACCTGAGAGGCCGGTTTTCCATTAATGCCAACACCGGTGATGTGCTGGTGGTTTCCTACATCGGTTACGAGGACAAGGAAGTGACCATCGGTAATAATAATCTCACCACTTACATCATATTAAAGCCATCCGAATCCAAACTGGATGAAGTGCAGATCACGGCGTACGGTCAAACTACCAAGAGAATGAGCATTGGTAATATCTATACCGTTAAAGGAGAGGATATTGCCAGGAACCCCACACCCAACGTTTTACAGGCGCTGCAGGGCCGTGTTCCCGGTTTGTTCATACAACAGCAGAGTGGTCAGCCCGGTACGCCCATCAGTGTGCAGGTGAGGGGCAGAAGCACCTTAAACGGTAACAGTGCACCTTTGTTCATTGTTGATGGCGTGGCTTACCCGAGTGAAAGGTTGCCCTTTATTTTTGTGAGTGGCCAGCCTAATATCCTCCGGGGCGGTAATATTTTTGATTACATCAATCCTGACCTGGTAGAACGTGTGGAAGTATTGAAAGATGCGGATGCCACTTCTATCTATGGTTCCCGTGGTGCTTACGGCGTAATACTGATCACTACTAAAAAAGGGAAACCGGGTAATCCGCAGCTGTCCTTAAGTGTACGGTCAGGTATTACATTAAGGGGAAAATCTCCGGAACTGTTAAATACAGCCGAATACCTGATGCTCCGCAGGGAAGCATTGAAAAATAATAATAATGCCCAGCCAACGGCTGCTGACTTTGACCTGAACGGCACCTGGCCGGAAACCCGGTACACAAACTGGCTGAACGAACTGCAGGGCGGCAAGGCACAAACCACTTTAGCCAATGTGAGTTACTCAGGCGGTACAGGCAATATCAATTTCCTGGTAGGGGGAAATTATAATGTACAGGAAAGCATACAAAGAGGAGCGGGTGCTTCCAGGCAAGGTGGTTTGAATTTTAATATCAATACAGTTACCAACAACAGGCGGTTCTCTATTAACCTGAGCGGTCTTTATTCAATTACCCAGAATGACATGTTGCAAGTTGATTTCACTACCAATGGTGTTTTAGGTACACTGGCCCCCAATGCCGCTCCTTTGTTCCTGCCAAATGGTGAGATCAACTGGGCGCCTGATGCCTTATCAAACCCACTGGGAAACGCAGGAACAAGTATTGTTTCCCCTTTTAAGATGATCTCCAAACACACCACAAATAACATTACCACTAATATGGAGTTTAAATACGAATTAGCGAAAGGATTAAGCATCCGTGCGCTGGTTGGATACAACTCATTATACGGGAGGCAGCTGTATGGATATCCTTCTACCTATTACAATCCACAGAGTGCTTATATCACCTCCAGCACCCTGAACATTTTCAACATCCGCACCTGGACGCTGGACCCTAATATCAATTACGTGACCAAACTGGGAAACCAGGGTACACTCACTGCCAGGGCCGGCGCCACGCTGATGGACAAGATCAACTATGCGCAGGCCACTACCGGATCTGATTTCATCAGTGATGCGATGTTAAATAATCCAACATTCGCTTCTCCGGCAAATATCAGTACCAGCTATAACCAGATCCCTTCAAGATACCTGGGTTACTTTGGTCTTTTAAGATACGACTGGGCTAATAAATATTTTATTAACCTGAGCCTTCGTTACGATGGATCTACCAAGTTCGGACCTGATAAACAGTTCGGTACTTTCGGTTCTGTAGGAGCCGGTTGGATCATGAGTGATGAACCTTTCTTTAAAGGCTTACTGCCTGTAGTGAGTTTTGCTAAAATAAGCGGAAGTTATGGTACATCCGGCGGAGACCTGATTGATAACTACCAGTTCATGAACACTTACTTCCAGGGAACTGCTTACGGAGGCAGGCCAGGCTTGCGCCCGGGAGTGCTGGCCAATCCTGAGCTGCAATGGGAACAGAACCTGAAAAGAGATATAGGCCTGAACCTTGAATTCTTAAAGGGAGGCAGGATAGCACTGGATGTTTCTTATTACAGTAACCTCACCAAAAACCAGTTAATTCCGCAACCGCTTTCTTCCATTACAGGGTATAGCACTATTACCCGGAATTCTCCTGCGCTGATCAGATCAACCGGCCTGGAAATGGTACTGAACACCACCAATATTAAGAACAAGCATTTTTCCTGGACAACTACGATCAATTTCTCTGTTCCAAAGAATATACTGGTTTCCTATCCGCAGAGTGAAAAGCTTTTTGATTATGCGATCAAAGAAGGACAATCCACCTATGGTATGCCGCTGTTTAAATATGCCGGCGTAGATCCGCAAACGGGGCAGCATACTTTTTATAAGAATGGTGTGAAAGGGGAGTGGACCTTTCTTTCAGGAGGGCCTTTAGATCAGATAAAAGACAGAACGGAATTTGTGGACCTGGCGCCGAAGTTCTACGGTGGTATGCAGAATACCCTGAAGTATAAAAATATCACGCTGGATTTCTTCCTGGCATTAACCAACAGGATAGGGCCTAATTACCTGGGCATGCAAACATTTCCTTTCGGCCTTTATATGGGAAATACAACCAAAGACATCCTGAGGCGCTGGCAGAAACCAGGAGATGTAACAGATATCCCCAGACTGAGCAGCAGCTTCTTGTCCTACCTGGGCCAGGCTAATTATCACTTCAGCACCGGGGCATACACAAAGGCCAATTACATCCGCCTGAATAACGTGAACCTCACTTATGCCTTTCCTGCGGCACTCCTGAAGAGAGCACATATTAAAGGGGCCAGCATTTTCCTGCAGGGGCAGAACCTGCTCACCATTTCTAAATATGGAGATCTTGATCCTGAGAACCTGGGAGCAGGCATGGCGCCGCTGCGGGTATTTACCGGAGGTATTTCAATGAACTTGTAA
- a CDS encoding TlpA disulfide reductase family protein encodes MSSMQNKSLLCCLLFLAVSATAQNKLEGPQLIQSSNTFVLEGTLKGLPIMPEKVYLIYDSINARPADSAIVKNGRYTFKGKINDAALAYISPKLLNNRDIKDAGLLGTSEHVAKIFLDKGKLTASSDKTMDNVTVTGSAVHKDYLVAVKHDNLMWKDTVLGIAKLYTESKNKAYFDMLMLSGKQMESGVRGAHWDFMKKHPGSPVTAYLLCKNLKMGTNPAGYVDSLATIYDRLPEHIKASPAGITAAGILEKELKSALGHKVPDFTQNDNNGHPVSLSSFKGKYVMIAFWKTSDQGFYSGYLPYVKKAYSDYKDKGLALITISLDENKDAWLQTLEQAGIPGAHLSDGKGPANEVAQLFGVTASAYPLQNVLIAPNGRIVAKNLNGTALSDMMTSIFN; translated from the coding sequence ATGTCATCTATGCAAAACAAATCGCTCTTATGCTGCCTGTTATTCCTGGCAGTATCTGCAACGGCACAGAACAAACTTGAAGGCCCGCAGCTGATCCAAAGCAGCAATACTTTTGTGCTGGAAGGAACACTGAAAGGTTTGCCCATTATGCCGGAAAAGGTTTACCTCATCTATGATTCCATCAATGCACGCCCTGCTGATAGTGCTATCGTGAAAAATGGCCGGTATACTTTTAAAGGAAAGATCAATGATGCGGCACTGGCTTACATCTCTCCAAAGCTGCTGAACAACAGGGATATCAAGGATGCCGGTTTGCTGGGCACCAGTGAACATGTGGCAAAGATCTTCCTGGATAAAGGAAAACTGACAGCCTCCTCTGATAAAACCATGGATAATGTTACCGTCACCGGCTCTGCTGTTCACAAAGATTACCTGGTTGCCGTGAAACATGATAACCTGATGTGGAAGGATACGGTACTGGGCATCGCTAAGCTTTACACGGAATCAAAGAACAAAGCTTATTTCGATATGCTCATGCTGAGCGGCAAGCAAATGGAAAGCGGTGTAAGGGGTGCACACTGGGATTTCATGAAAAAACATCCTGGATCTCCTGTAACGGCTTACCTGCTTTGTAAGAACCTGAAAATGGGCACCAATCCTGCGGGGTATGTGGATAGCCTGGCCACGATCTATGACCGCCTGCCGGAACATATTAAAGCCAGTCCTGCCGGTATTACAGCAGCCGGAATATTGGAGAAGGAATTGAAATCTGCATTGGGTCATAAGGTGCCGGACTTCACACAGAATGACAATAACGGCCATCCTGTTAGCCTCTCTTCTTTCAAAGGAAAATATGTGATGATCGCCTTCTGGAAAACTTCCGATCAGGGTTTTTACTCAGGATATCTCCCTTATGTGAAAAAAGCCTATAGCGATTATAAAGATAAAGGCTTAGCCCTGATCACCATATCACTGGATGAAAATAAGGATGCCTGGTTACAGACACTGGAACAAGCGGGGATACCCGGTGCACACCTGTCAGACGGTAAAGGCCCTGCAAATGAAGTGGCGCAGCTATTCGGCGTCACCGCTTCCGCCTATCCTTTACAGAATGTACTGATTGCACCGAATGGAAGGATCGTGGCCAAAAACCTCAATGGTACAGCGCTCTCTGATATGATGACGTCAATATTTAATTAA
- a CDS encoding peroxiredoxin family protein, whose translation MNKVMLTLLMVTTACTLHAQDGNFTITGHLENVKATSVQVSYWGSKGYKTDIVDVTGNTYKLSFAATSGWDVILRAGNLNGMPDAHNLLAIYLGGTENVAIRHKNTFANATFSGSPENLEYQKLLAINTAYNAKINALRKKQQELDMLGNGKTDPAVDEEITTLTKNWNDAVYGDYIRNNPSSRILGYAFNSYVQNMGKLDGAKLNPVIALLPDSFKVMPGVKDLQARIKNAETFETAVAVDKIAPDFTLKDPNDNPISLSSFRGKYVLIDFWASWCGPCRAENPTLVKAYEKYHGKNFEILGVSLDAEGAKEKWMKAIKDDGLTWPQISDLKYWKSEVVKLYGIQGIPLNFLIDPQGRIIARSLRGAALEQKLSEIFPN comes from the coding sequence ATGAATAAAGTGATGCTGACCTTACTCATGGTCACTACGGCTTGCACACTCCATGCGCAGGATGGCAACTTTACCATCACGGGCCACCTGGAGAATGTAAAAGCTACTTCCGTACAGGTCTCTTACTGGGGCAGTAAAGGTTATAAAACAGATATAGTGGATGTAACAGGGAACACCTATAAGTTATCGTTTGCTGCCACATCAGGCTGGGACGTAATATTAAGGGCCGGCAACCTGAATGGTATGCCTGATGCCCATAACCTGCTGGCTATTTACCTGGGTGGCACGGAGAATGTTGCCATCAGGCACAAGAACACTTTTGCGAATGCTACTTTCTCCGGCTCTCCTGAAAACCTTGAATATCAAAAACTGCTGGCCATCAATACAGCCTACAACGCAAAAATAAATGCGCTAAGGAAAAAGCAGCAGGAGCTGGACATGCTGGGGAATGGCAAAACAGATCCTGCTGTAGATGAAGAGATAACCACCCTCACCAAAAACTGGAATGATGCGGTGTATGGCGATTATATCCGTAATAATCCTTCCTCACGTATCCTGGGCTATGCATTTAATTCCTACGTGCAGAACATGGGGAAACTGGATGGCGCCAAACTTAACCCTGTCATTGCCTTGTTGCCGGACTCTTTCAAAGTAATGCCCGGTGTGAAAGACCTGCAGGCACGGATCAAAAATGCAGAAACCTTTGAGACTGCTGTAGCCGTTGATAAAATAGCACCTGATTTTACACTGAAAGACCCTAACGATAATCCCATCAGCCTCTCTTCCTTCCGCGGTAAATATGTACTGATAGATTTCTGGGCCAGCTGGTGTGGTCCCTGCCGTGCAGAGAACCCTACATTGGTGAAAGCCTACGAAAAGTATCATGGTAAAAATTTTGAGATCCTGGGCGTATCGCTGGATGCGGAAGGCGCTAAGGAGAAATGGATGAAAGCGATCAAGGACGATGGCCTTACCTGGCCACAGATCTCTGATCTCAAATACTGGAAAAGTGAAGTGGTGAAATTATACGGCATCCAGGGGATACCACTTAATTTCCTCATAGATCCGCAGGGCAGGATCATTGCCAGGAGTTTGAGAGGTGCAGCATTAGAGCAAAAGCTCAGTGAGATTTTTCCAAATTAA
- a CDS encoding RagB/SusD family nutrient uptake outer membrane protein — MKRLIIVGIVIGTGWLSGCQKFLEIPLPTTAIAGSGAYTTDRSSSAVLNDQFAALANGSVLDGRGIAFQTALYTDELKCIDPTAQTENLFYSNNVQANNTGPMWSTLYKQIYACNLALEGISGSQTLNYKNQWLGEAYFLRGLLHFYVASLYGDAPISLSSSYTTNNALSRSPVNDVYKQVVKDLLQAQTLLTAEYKGGDGLVTTNRGRPNKAAATALLARVYLYLGEWENAELQSTTIIADPAYVLPQPDLAFLAASKETIFGLMPSTPGFQFAKDFATYNNGMPATVTLFPANGVNTVISADLLNTFEAGDARFTSWTRAVSSTSGTPITYRFPNKYKVNTTGAEYLSVFRLAEQLLIRAEARAQLNKVTGAKADLDAVRTRAALTGTTAATKEDMLIAIDKERRVELFTEGGHRMLDLRRRNKLDALMLTVAPQKGGAWQTFKQWWPIPTADVFANPNLIQTPGYQ; from the coding sequence ATGAAACGTTTAATAATAGTTGGTATTGTTATCGGTACAGGTTGGCTCAGCGGATGCCAGAAATTCCTGGAAATACCACTTCCAACAACTGCCATTGCTGGTAGCGGGGCTTATACAACAGACAGATCGAGTTCTGCCGTATTGAATGACCAGTTTGCTGCTTTGGCAAATGGCAGCGTGCTCGATGGAAGAGGGATTGCTTTTCAAACTGCTTTATATACGGATGAATTAAAGTGTATTGATCCCACCGCGCAGACCGAAAATCTTTTTTATTCCAACAATGTACAGGCTAATAATACCGGCCCTATGTGGTCTACCCTGTACAAACAGATCTATGCCTGTAACCTGGCCCTTGAAGGGATCTCCGGTTCACAGACGCTGAACTATAAAAATCAATGGTTAGGCGAAGCTTATTTCTTAAGGGGGTTACTGCATTTCTATGTAGCGAGCCTGTATGGAGATGCGCCTATTTCGCTTAGTTCGTCCTATACAACAAATAATGCCCTTTCCCGCAGCCCGGTGAATGATGTGTACAAACAGGTGGTGAAAGACCTGTTGCAGGCACAAACACTTTTAACTGCAGAATATAAAGGGGGCGATGGCCTGGTTACCACCAACAGGGGAAGGCCGAATAAAGCGGCTGCCACTGCTTTGCTGGCCCGTGTATACCTTTACCTGGGGGAATGGGAGAATGCAGAATTGCAATCCACCACCATCATTGCTGATCCTGCTTACGTATTGCCACAGCCAGACCTTGCTTTCCTGGCAGCCAGTAAAGAAACAATATTCGGGCTCATGCCCAGCACACCAGGTTTTCAGTTTGCAAAGGATTTTGCCACATATAATAACGGTATGCCCGCCACGGTAACACTCTTTCCGGCTAATGGTGTGAATACGGTGATCTCTGCAGACCTGCTGAATACTTTTGAAGCCGGCGATGCACGTTTTACTTCCTGGACAAGAGCTGTTTCTTCTACAAGTGGTACACCTATTACGTATCGTTTTCCAAATAAATACAAAGTAAACACCACAGGAGCAGAATACCTTTCTGTGTTCCGGCTGGCAGAGCAATTGCTCATACGTGCGGAAGCACGTGCGCAGTTGAACAAGGTCACAGGTGCGAAGGCTGATCTGGATGCTGTAAGAACAAGAGCAGCACTCACCGGCACAACTGCTGCTACGAAAGAAGATATGCTTATAGCTATTGACAAGGAGCGGCGTGTGGAACTCTTTACGGAAGGAGGGCACCGCATGCTGGACCTCAGAAGAAGGAATAAACTGGATGCACTGATGCTCACCGTTGCACCGCAAAAAGGCGGAGCATGGCAAACCTTCAAACAGTGGTGGCCTATTCCAACAGCAGATGTATTTGCTAATCCAAATCTGATCCAGACACCAGGGTACCAATAA
- a CDS encoding TlpA family protein disulfide reductase, protein MRFSLLAAILSFAAGTLFAQPKTLQADKIDPAVYARQVAELNEHIGDEKDSAMKASLVRSFVALHPDYYLSLVKFFEMVSNESVDRAERRFEAFAPQLRHSVLGKKVAELIKIRQHILPGQMAPEIIATTAEGQPFKLSDLKGKYVFIDFWASWCGPCRKESPNLVKAYARFKDKNFEIVSFSLDRDAAAWKAAAKEDGYTWPQVSDLKEYQGEAARNYMVVFVPKCFLLGPDGKIIATDLRGDALEKQLEKIFN, encoded by the coding sequence ATGCGCTTTAGCTTATTGGCTGCGATCTTAAGTTTCGCAGCAGGGACCTTATTTGCCCAGCCCAAAACCTTGCAGGCAGATAAAATTGATCCGGCAGTATATGCCCGGCAGGTAGCTGAATTAAATGAACATATCGGCGATGAGAAGGATAGTGCCATGAAAGCCTCGCTGGTGCGAAGTTTTGTAGCGCTGCACCCTGATTACTATCTCAGCCTGGTGAAGTTTTTCGAAATGGTATCCAATGAATCAGTGGACCGTGCAGAACGGCGCTTTGAAGCTTTTGCACCGCAACTGCGGCATAGTGTGCTGGGTAAAAAAGTGGCGGAGCTGATCAAAATACGGCAACATATCCTGCCTGGTCAAATGGCGCCGGAGATCATTGCCACCACTGCAGAAGGCCAGCCCTTCAAACTCTCAGACCTGAAAGGCAAATATGTGTTCATCGATTTCTGGGCCAGCTGGTGCGGCCCCTGTCGTAAAGAAAGCCCTAACCTGGTGAAAGCATACGCACGCTTTAAAGATAAAAACTTTGAGATCGTGAGCTTTTCACTGGATAGAGATGCTGCTGCCTGGAAGGCCGCTGCAAAGGAAGATGGATATACCTGGCCGCAGGTCAGTGATCTGAAAGAATACCAGGGTGAAGCAGCGAGGAACTATATGGTAGTGTTTGTGCCAAAGTGTTTCCTGCTGGGGCCTGATGGTAAAATAATCGCTACAGACCTGCGGGGAGACGCACTGGAAAAACAACTGGAAAAGATCTTTAATTAA